The genomic window gaatattaagaccaaaaaaacccaaaaatcccataaacaaacacaaaaaacccacccacacccaggtaACAGATTCAGATGAGAAACAAGTAATTTAAACTTTGAAATTGTGAAACTAAGCCATCTCAAAAATCTCTGCAGATTCCATAATATGAACAGCTAATATTGCAGCATTCACCTAAATATATAAACGAAGTAGTGACACACAAGCTTCATAACGGGAAGCATGTCAGGTCATGGCTTATTCTGGGCCTTCCTTACACTTACAGTCATTCACTTCTGACATTAGTGATCATGTACCGTTTGACAGTGAGTACATCCCATCATATATCTTTGGATATGAAGATCCCTTATATAGCAGTATTCTGAAAAGGAAGTCCTTTTTTATCAGAATTGCTTTGGTCATGtatattatactccatgtttggtgttacatatacttaccatgtcaaactgatgcaaactaggcctgttggtttgctctgcttggccaaatttcgcgcggctaacagtgaaaagacgggcccacccgctctcagccaatcaaacggttattttttttacatcttgtTTTGTGATTTGGTTATTGTTTGTAAATCCATCTCTGTGAAATTCTGAATGGTGTttgttgtcaaaaaaaaaaaaaaggaaaaaaaaaagacattcaaaATAGCATTCATGATAAACAGAAAACTctactgttttgatttttttgtacaCTATTCAGATCATTTATACATCCCTCTTGGTGAATGTCTgtggtgttattgtttgtttttttgtttgttgttaattttgttttttcacctttTCTCAATTCTTTGTGCAACTTTGTAAATCTGTTTTTACTTTAATTAAGTAGCattatgattcttttttttttcttttttttttttggcattatGAATCAAATTCATCTTTGTTGCATTATGTGTCTATATTTCTTGGTTGCATTatgaatttatttttctttgttgctttatgAATCTGTAATCAACTGATGTTTcattcgtttttttattttttctatctTGGAATAAGTCACAAACATGACTTCATTTGTCTTCAGCAGCATGTAGAAGATGGTGGCTGTAAATGAATATGTGTGTTATCTATGATTACATCAGCGTGAAGAAcatgtgctgtgttcagtgaatGCGTGTGAAGACAGCTGATAATGCATTATCAATGTACAGGTCCACAACAGGGTAACTAATGGTGCATGCTGTGAATGACAGTCAGTTtggagtttttttcttttcattcatccccccatctcccatctGTAGTCATAAACTGCTTTGTTCAGTGTGTATCCTTGTATGACATGGCTTGGATGCTGTTTGGTAAGtgctgtttcatttatttattttatttgtttgtaggTGACTTCAGTTAGGTTAAATTTGAGTTATTCATTTTAATATTCATTTGGTGAAATTTCCTAAGAAAAGACTTTAtctgggggagaggtggaggtggggtggggattttAGTGTGTTTAAAGCTGCACATTTCTAATTTCGTAGCAAGGAATCATACACAGTTTGATAGAGTGAAAACTGGGAGGGCCTGTGAATTTTCTGACAAATGATATGGAATTTcaggtgtgttttattttattttttttctctcatctgtTGGGActtgtcttctctttttgtgtgtgtgtgtaaacaattaGTTAAAGTAGtcacaaaaaagcaaaagagctgcaccttttttctttctgtttgatttGAATTGACACTGTTAATGTAATTTACTTTGTCTTTCcaatatttgtatttatttcctgacctttaaaaaaaaaaaaagtttgttgtatGATGCGATAATGGATTTAATCAATGAACATTTTGTGATGATGTTGCGGTGTATGCCTGTGGGTTATTGTTCCTTGTGAAAGGAGATGTCTGCAGTCTTGAGGAATGAGACGACAGGCTGTCACTGTCTGGATGGGGTGCATTGGAGGTTTTGTTTTGACCGGTGTGATTGCATGGCATATGACTGCATTTTTTTCAAGTTATGTGTAAATGTaagcaaagacaaaaaaagaatatttttctGTACAAAACAAGAGAAACTATTTGCTGATTCATGCAGTATCATTTGCTAATAAAAGCAATTAGGTGCTTGTGATATgagtttggtgtggtttgtggaTATtagggttggatgtgtgtgtcttttcaactGACAGTTTCAATCAGATACGTATTCATACAGGTTTAATATACAACATGCCAGGTAACTGTTAAATGGGTGATAAAAGAATAATCCTAAACCCTCCTTACCAGGGAAAAAGAATCATTAAAATTTAAATTCTCAGCAGTACACACTggcgcatgtatgcatgcatgcatatatatatatatatatatatatatatatatatatacacaaaaaaaatgcaCATTTATATTTCCATTTGAggatataaaacaaaacatttcttcaCCAGTCAAACTAAtttgacaaacaagcaaaatctTTCCAATACAACGTTCCACTTTTAATAGTGCATTATCATACAGCATCATGTGACAGTAGACATACCTTTCAAAATGAATCCTtaatcaaaaacacacatacataaccagAAAAAACTGAGTTGTAACTAAAAATTTTAGAAATTAGAGCATCActacatttcaacttctttttttgctgccgcCATCCACATTTGAATGTATTTATCACACATAAATGATAACATCACATAGtatcctcattaaaaaaaaaaagaaagacattctGCAACAGAAAAAGTACACAGAAAGAGCAACCAAATTAACTACATGTATCTATGAGAGCATGAGTTATCTTGAAAaaagtaatgttttttgaatttaTATTCATCCAACAATTTGAAGGAAAGGCACCTAAGGGGCAATCTGAGTTAAAAGTTATTAAGTTAAAAATACAAACTTACAAATTTCTATGATCCCAATCAGTGAATTACACTGACCTAAACGAAATATATTCAGTCTACCAACCTATGTGCATGTAATGcacagaaagaagtgaaaagtTTCTGGAATATTTATCTTTATCAGTAAGAAACAGAAAATTTGAAAGATGGCACTTTGAACTAGTAATGTACATTTCTTTTTGGTTTCAACTAAGGCTGTCACATGAACACTTACAAAATTGATtcttacactacaatacaattacacatgCATAGTATACTGGAGTTCTTGGGTATGGAATGGATGCATACAGTTAAGTATAGAActataaattctctctctctctctctctctctctctctcacacacacacacttagttcaAATCAATTgtattacattatatatatatatatatgtgtgtgtgtgtagagagagagagagagacagaaatgggaggtggagagagaggggggaggggggagatctCGAGGACATAGATCTTTGCTCACACAAactaaaattaaattaaatttacaCAGTATATATATTCAAACTAATAAAGCCAAAGTAAGGAATCACTAGTCCATGCAACAAGCAGATAATGGTCATATGATCTACAGATCAACAGTAAAACAAAGCTAAAGAAAGAACATGTAGTTTGCCAACAGGCAAAAAATCCCAGACACTCCGTCAGTATGTTGTACAGATTGAGAGACATACACTGCTCACTAAAACACTGGTTGATTAAGAATAATCACACGAGTTATGTATACAAATCGATACTTGAAAAAATACTGACATTCAAGTCTTTCACAAGTGGTGGAATCAATACCAGTTATTTTAAGGCAACTCGCATGACCAACTAATTTGTGCCCAGTAATAATGTGGCGCAAGTTAACAGTTTGAGAGATTGAGTTCAAACCATATATTCAATCTGTTCTTAAGTTCCTAAATTTTTTTGCAAGATATTTTAGTCCTGGATAAAGTCCCAAGCTGTTCATAATGGTACATAACAATCACTGCTCAGTATATCATTAAAAAGATTTGTTCAGAGATTTTATCACTGAAAACCAGACACATTTGATAATAAAGTTAATTTCATTCGACATTGTGAAAAATAAACGCAAAACTTAACATTTTCTTGTTTACAAGTCTTTTTTCACATCACAACCATAAATTTTCAGTTAgaaatatatcatatatatatatatatacatgtatcaatCTTCTCATAATGTTAAACATCTTgtcatttatgaataatgaaGACAACGTAATTTCACATAGTTACAGATACTGTCCAACACTACAGTGACACTGTCTGATATGTTTTCAAGCAAAAAGATATCAAATATTCTCATTTTTACACTGCCAGTAAATaagtattcaaaacaaaacaaaaaaagaaaaaaagtaaaactgaTATGTTGTTTGTATAGGACTTTCAGCATCACTAAATAAAGCATTGTATAATAAAAATGTTAATTAACTTAATAAATACACAACTGGAGTACAACTGGAATCAAACAGAATTCAGTATCTAACGTTTAAGGCTTTTACGATCAATGTAGTCAACAGTTTGATCACAATACAATTTAATCATGGCACAGCATCAAATCTTAAAAATCAATTGATGGAATGTGATACTGGTGCTGAGAACTCTGAAGTCTaagtctgcatacacacacagttaacaTAAACTTTACAGTAAATTACACAAAGTATTTGATAACACATTAGACAATAGTTCTCCTTAATCATTTCATAATTTATTGCTACGCACAACCAACATCATGCTGAAATAATCAGATTACAAATACAGACTGCAATCATGCATTACAAAAAATTTACGATATGACTGGCAATACATCAACATTTCTTCCCTTGTATTCTTtgcattcagtttcgttccgaagatAGAAAATTGcatatttgtttaaataacattgcaatatatactctacatttcttccactCTCAAATGAGGTAAAgtaggccagtcaaagagtggaggagaagaagtgaAGAGATATGTTAGATGTTATTAACCAACATACAACTgtttccgtcttataaacggaaaagtacagggaagaaatgtggatattgccgtatGATTAATACCAGTCAAACCGAAAACATGTAAAGGATGTACAGAAAAAGTTTTACTTCAATTTTCTTAAAAATATATAAGATGTTTGATTCACTTGCAATATCAGAAGGGAAACAAATTATACTGAGATCACATCATTATatattaaacaacacacacacacacacacacacacacacacacaatgtacacatatatattatactctctctgtcattctgtgtgaagAGATGGAGGGTAGAGGGAGTGAACAACACAATTCATGTATTAAACTTGATTTAAGAAAACACCATGTCAAATTATACCAGAAACACACATTATGATTTAATAGATTATACCAATTATACATTACACCATATCAAATTATTCAACAAACACAAATCGTTATTCTAATGCcatagtctatatatatatacattacaacTGATATTATAcatgatcatgcacacacacacacacacacactctctctctctctctctctctctctctctctctctcatttacacaTTACCATACTGTTCAGTTTGACCTGCATCTAGTTTTCATAATCTCTATCAGTGTTGGACATTTGAAAATCTTATCAAAGATTAATAAACAATTaaacacttagaaaaaaaaagatgaaaaactaaaaaaaaattattttaaaagaaaaaaaaaagaaacagagccTCTCATATTTAACATGTTAAACAAATCTTTCAGAAGGTTAAAATCAATCAAAACAGCctcaaaatcaatgaaacaaGAACTGATACAGTCATCAACATGAGACTGAAAGGTAATTTCCCTGCTTTGTTGCACAAGTTACCAACATCACACAAACAATAGTTGATGAAGATTCCTTGAACGTTCATAAACTTGCGACATCCTCTGAAATCACTGACATCTCCTGATCCTGTTGATGTATCTGTCAGGGTTAAAAGCAGAGAGGTGTACTGCAGACGAGTATAACAGCGGCGGTTTGCTCGAGCTATCCCATCCTGATACTCCTTAGAGCAGACGTAGCAATtattccgaactgaagcacggtCCGTGCTGGACTTGGGATCAAAGTAGTCAATACGGCATCCGAAACACTCATAGCACTGGATGCCACCTttttcatgatcataatcattgtcaccaccacccGGAATCAGATCTCCTGGAATCTGTTCTTGCTCACTCCAATCCAGCTGCAGTTCACTGTAAGTGCCATCGTTCCAGCCACCAATGTAGCCCCCTTCAGGATTGATGTTACCATCGTTACGACGTACAAACTGTCTGATACGTATCATAAAACCTCTCATAGACTCGTCGTACTCGTCAGTGCGAAACTGTATTGTGACAAAGTTGTGTGAGGTAGTGTACGTATTTCGCTGTGGGATCTGTGTCCCACACAAACCTTTCCAACCGATTACAGGGAAGAGACGAGCGTTATCCACACGGTAACTGTTGAACATCTTCAGATAGTCATTGCAGCACAGTCCTTTACAGTAGTCAGCATAGTAACTGCGACTATCGATGTCAATCGAAAGCAACTCCAGCTGGAACTGATAATACGGTTTgccgatgatggtgacaatacaATCTTTGCTGAGTTCGTAGTACTCGCCAACGTGTGATACGACGGTATCCTCGTCTTTCTGTGTCATTCGTACAACCAACGGCGTTTGTTGAGATCCGCAGTTTTGTCCCTGAAGAACAATATCTGCAGATAACGGAGCAGCGAGGAGACAAATGGAAAAAAGGCAGACAAAACGACTCTGTTTTACTTTGGACGCCATTTTGGATGCAATGAAAACCAGGAAGTGGTAATGGGACATAAGTATGGTTTGAAACAGTTCCCAGCAAACTTATTTCCCTTGAGCAGCTGAGAGAAACCAGAGCAAGCGCACACGAGGCATCAAAATAATCATGTGGACTCATCCATGTTACATGTATTCAATTCTGTGAGAGCACTTCCATATGTATGGCTGATATATACCTCACTGTCTCGGTAGTCGCACTCCAttagtcagtgaggtgtgtgtgtgtgtgtgtgtgtgtgtgtgtgtgtgtgtgttgttgttgttgttgtcttcagtttaacgtctttccacttgaagtgatattaggcgcgtgtgtgtgtgtgtgtgtgtgtgtgtgtgtgtgtgtgtgtgtgtgtgtgtgtgtgtgtgtgtgtgtgtgcgtgtcagtgtgtgtgtgtgtgtgtgtgtgtgtgtgtgtgtgtttgtgtgacttgtgtgtgtgtgtgtgtgtgtgtgtgtgtgtgtgtgtgtgcgtgcgtgcgtccgtgtttgTGTGACTTATGTATATGTTGGGGTAGGTGGGGAGGTTGGTTTCAAGCCGTCAGTAGAGCCAACAGCTCaagcacacatatgtatacacatcaaCTCTatcacatcacaaaacaaacacatactgacacagcacacacacacacacacacacacacacacacacacacacacacacacacacacacacacacacacacacacacacacacacacactgacacacacacgcagagtacaGGGCAAATTTCACATCTTTTCACCTCAGTATCTGATAGTGAAAGGATGCTGAACCCCCATGTTTCCACTTACTCTATTTGTATACATTCCAACGTGGGCAAGTTTCCATGTATGTTCGATGTCTTTTGTATGCATCTGACATTTGCCTAAGGTGAAGGATGGAATTTTCACTTCAGCGCACATTACTCCCACTTTTTATCGGCCAATATTGAATCTACAGACAACAAGAAAAGATCCCCAAGCAGAAGTTTACTTCAAAATCCACTTTATTCTGTTATGTGCTTACAAGTCACTTGTTCGCCCTCCTCGGTCTTTTGAAATGAATTATGTAAAACCTTTTGGTATTCTACCCACATGTCACTGTATGGTTGTGTTTGTATGGTATTGTTTGGTTATAGCCcgttttggtatggtatggtatgataggCTATGGTAGGCTACTGATGGTATGGTAAGGTGCAATTTAAcaaaatatcatttattttcagttcatTGATCCTTCATAGGAAGACATTTCATGTCTGCTCATGCACACTGTAAGCCTACACATAttcaagaggcaaagccttcactgACGAGTGATCCAATTCCTGCTGAACAAGACCGAGAATGCTGGGGCTGGGAAAAGAGGGTTGGGGGTTACCGGTACACAGTTTGCCGCATTTCTAGTAtcgatccaaatcatatttttgtcAACATTTGAAAGGATCGAGTGCCTGTTGAATCGAAAGTTTTGCCGGCCTGGAAAATTAACAATTGTATCCTAACCAGCCTACATCGATCGTCATTTCATAGTTTTACGATCATGATATagttcaaagtttaaaaaaaattcttatcttCATCACGATTTTCCGGCTTCGATAAATCGTAATCAACTTGCGGCGTGACAGCTGAAATTGCCAAACGAATTTTCGGACGTAACATCATAGGTATACACGACGTTCACTGGCTCCGGACAAAATGAAATGCAGTTCTTTCGACAAAATCATGAACGACGGATCGGACGCGTTCATCTATTGCAACCATTTTGGTCATGATGTAGCCTACCCGTCTTCTCCGTGGTTCAGGTCAGTGTCAGTGAAGTCAGTGAACCATTTTTAGCACTATATCTCTGACACGAACTCAGTGAACGCCAAAAGAAATTTCCGATAGCAACTCGGAATCCGGCCGTGAAAAGCACGCTcatcttaaaaacaaacaaacaaaacaaaaacaaacaaacaaacaaaaatccaacaacaacaaca from Babylonia areolata isolate BAREFJ2019XMU chromosome 1, ASM4173473v1, whole genome shotgun sequence includes these protein-coding regions:
- the LOC143286551 gene encoding uncharacterized protein LOC143286551, translating into MASKVKQSRFVCLFSICLLAAPLSADIVLQGQNCGSQQTPLVVRMTQKDEDTVVSHVGEYYELSKDCIVTIIGKPYYQFQLELLSIDIDSRSYYADYCKGLCCNDYLKMFNSYRVDNARLFPVIGWKGLCGTQIPQRNTYTTSHNFVTIQFRTDEYDESMRGFMIRIRQFVRRNDGNINPEGGYIGGWNDGTYSELQLDWSEQEQIPGDLIPGGGDNDYDHEKGGIQCYECFGCRIDYFDPKSSTDRASVRNNCYVCSKEYQDGIARANRRCYTRLQYTSLLLTLTDTSTGSGDVSDFRGCRKFMNVQGIFINYCLCDVGNLCNKAGKLPFSLMLMTVSVLVSLILRLF